In Aythya fuligula isolate bAytFul2 chromosome 14, bAytFul2.pri, whole genome shotgun sequence, the following proteins share a genomic window:
- the CCDC69 gene encoding coiled-coil domain-containing protein 69, whose translation MGCTGSALRCCPAGGKRQLKAQQEPASQELTALKTENASAGPRHGAGQEKAALRDGQGTEAARLLQGREEEEERLRGAPGTEAEGPRGVGTQVEKGKAVELKEQLSERFDALRREHEETLQELRRAHEQEKLLLAETHHRSQEALQETVEALRAQLKSFQERMKRVEESLLSRDYKKHIEEHGSPSPFWEQELESLHFVIEMKNEHIHGLDKKLLNLETVAERNLLLEEKLKTLQQENEDLQARTQNHLVMTRQLSEELLAARGALEKEAQLREQARREKEELLYRVLNGGDGSPFPIAAGDVPLIAT comes from the exons ATGGGCTGCACCGGCAGCGCCCTGCgctgctgtcctgctggtgGCAAG AGACAGCTGAAAGCCCAGCAGGAACCGGCTTCCCAGGAGCTCACAGCCTTGAAGACTGAGAACG CCAGTGCTGGCCcacggcatggagctgggcaggagaaGGCAGCGCTGCGGGACGGGCAGGGCACGGAGGCTGCACGACTGCTGCAGGGgcgtgaggaggaggaggagaggctgcgAGGAGCCCCAGGCACGGAGGCCGAGGGACCTCGAGGTGTCGGCACCCAG gtggaaaagggaaaagccGTGGAGCTGAAGGAGCAGCTCTCGGAGCGGTTCGACGCCCTGCGGAGAGAGCACGAGGAGACCCTGCAAG AGCTCCGGAGAGCGCACGagcaggagaagctgctgctggcggAGACGCACCACAGGTCCCAGGAGGCCTTACAG GAGACGGTGGAGGCGCTGAGGGCGCAGCTGAAGTCCTTCCAGGAGAGGATGAAGCGGGTGGAGGAATCGCTGCTGAGCAGAGACTACAAGAAGCACATCGAG GAGCATGGGAGCCCCAGCCCGttctgggagcaggagctggagagccTGCACTTCGTCATCGAGATGAAGAACGAGCACATCCACGGCCTGGACAAGAAGCTGCTGAACCTGGAGACCGTG GCGGAGAGgaacctgctgctggaggagaagctgaaaaccctgcagcaggagaacGAGGACCTGCAGGCGCGCACGCAGAACCACCTGGTGATGACGAG GCAGCtctcagaggagctgctggccgCCCGCGGGGCGCTGGAGAAGGAGGCGCAGCTGCGGGAGCAGGCTCGCCGCGAGAAGGAGGAGCTGCTGTACCGAGTGCTCAACGGGGGGGACggctcccccttccccatcGCCGCCGGAGACGTGCCCCTCATCGCCACGTAG